From Canis aureus isolate CA01 chromosome 7, VMU_Caureus_v.1.0, whole genome shotgun sequence, a single genomic window includes:
- the MPIG6B gene encoding megakaryocyte and platelet inhibitory receptor G6b isoform X1, producing the protein MALVLQLLLLLLLRVQGDPGASLDGRPGDRVNFSCVGVSHPIRWVWAPSFPACKGLSKGRRPILWASSSGIPTVSPVQPFAGRLRALDPGIRWLELLLSAGDSGTFFCRGRHEEESRTVLHVLGDRADCKAPDHGSVYPQLLIPLLGAGLVLGLGALGVVWWWRRRSPPHPPRPLPRFEPLVKVDSQRPVKEEEPKMAGDLDQEPSLLYADLDHSALRRPLRLSPVVPADASTIYAVVV; encoded by the exons ATGGCCTTGGTTCTGCAGCTGCTGCTGTTGCTCCTGTTGAGGGTCCAGGGGGACCCCGGGG CCTCACTGGACGGCCGCCCTGGAGACCGAGTGAATTTCTCCTGCGTAGGCGTCTCGCATCCCATCCGCTGGGTCTGGGCGCCCAGCTTCCCTGCCTGCAAGGGCCTGTCCAAGGGACGCCGCCCAATCCTGTGGGCCTCATCGAGCGGGATCCCCACTGTGTCTCCCGTCCAGCCATTTGCTGGTCGCCTACGTGCCCTGGACCCTGGTATCCGGTGGCTAGAGCTGCTCCTGAGCGCGGGGGACTCAGGCACCTTTTTCTGCAGGGGCCGCCACGAGGAAGAGAGCCGCACGGTGCTTCACGTGCTAGGGGACCGGGCAGATTGCAAGGCTCCAGACCACG GGTCCGTGTATCCCCAACTCCTGATCCCCCTGCTGGGCGCTGGGCTGGTGCTGGGACTCGGGGCGCTGGGCGTGGTCTGGTGGTGGCGCAG ACGATCACCTCCGCATCCGCCTCGACCACTCCCCAGATTTG AGCCACTAGTGAAAGTCGACTCCCAGAGGCCAGTAAAGGAGGAGGAGCCTAAGATGGCAGGGGACCTGGACCAGGAGCCG AGCCTGCTCTACGCAGACCTGGACCATTCGGCCCTCAGAAGGCCACTACGGTTGTCGCCAGTGGTTCCTGCTGATGCCTCCACCATCTATGCAGTTGTAGTTTGA
- the DDAH2 gene encoding putative hydrolase DDAH2 isoform X1, whose product MGSAGKEGEVKEKTKEISVAGGGDGVDGMGTPGEGLGRCSHALIRGVPESLASGEGAGAGLPALDLAKAQREHGVLGGKLRQRLGLQLLELPPEESLPLGPLLGDTAVIQGDTALITRPWSPARRPEVDGVRKALQDLGLRIVEMGDENATLDGTDVLFTGREFFVGLSKWTNHRGAEIVADTFRDFAVSTVPVSSPCHLRSLCGMGGPRTVVAGSSDAAQKAVRDCPVCPLSCCTVEVGTCPIAKRHCRSSLTSPWYLCPAQNWRRQAPVLAPFAWCSAHAPTAEGLASGSWLAMGRAAEGVEGEGSLDRGQGLGSSGERAPGLGEGGLSVGKRNRVHWVSPLPQN is encoded by the exons ATGGGGTCGGCAGGAAAGGAAG GtgaagtaaaagagaaaactaaagaaatcagCGTGGCCGGAGGGGGAGACGGTGTGGATGGGATGGGGACgccaggggaggggctgggccgcTGCTCCCATGCCCTGATCCGGGGGGTCCCGGAGAGCCTGGCTTCGGGGGAAGGTGCGGGGGCTGGCCTCCCGGCTCTGGACCTGGCTAAAGCTCAGAGGGAGCACGGGGTGCTGgggggtaaactgaggcagcGATTGGGGCTGCAGCTGCTAGAACTGCCTCCTGAAGAGTCGCTGCCGCTGGGACCGCTGCTTGGTGACACCGCCGTGATCCAAGGGGACACGGCCCTAATCACGCGGCCCTGGAGCCCCGCCCGCAGGCCGGAG GTCGATGGAGTCCGCAAAGCCCTTCAGGACCTTGGGCTCCGGATTGTGGAGATGGGGGATGAGAACGCGACTCTGGATGGCACTGATGTTCTCTTTACCG GCCGGGAGTTCTTCGTAGGCCTCTCCAAGTGGACCAACCACCGAGGAGCTGAGATCGTGGCAGACACGTTCCGG GACTTCGCTGTCTCCACTGTGCCGGTCTCGAGCCCCTGCCACCTCCGCAGCCTCTGCGGCATGGGGGGGCCCCGCACTGTGGTGGCCGGTAGCAGCGACGCAGCCCAAAAGGCTGTCAGG GACTGCCCGGTGTGCCCCCTTTCCTGCTGCACCGTGGAGGTGGGGACCTGCCCAATAGCCAAGAG GCACTGCAGAAGCTCTCTGACGTCACCCTGGTACCTGTGTCCTGCTCAGAACTGGAGAAGGCAGGCGCCGGTCTTAGCTCCCTTTGCCTGGTGCTCAGCACACGCCCCCACAGCTGAGGGCCTGGCCTCAGGGTCCTGGCTGGCCATGGGTAGGGCAGCAGAGGGAGTAGAAGGGGAAGGAAGCTTAGATAGAGGACAGGGACTAGGTAGTAGTGGGGAGAGGGCCCCAggattgggggagggagggcttaGTGTGGGAAAAAGGAATAGAGTCCACTGGGTGAGTCCTCTTCCTCAGAACTAA
- the DDAH2 gene encoding putative hydrolase DDAH2 isoform X2: MGTPGEGLGRCSHALIRGVPESLASGEGAGAGLPALDLAKAQREHGVLGGKLRQRLGLQLLELPPEESLPLGPLLGDTAVIQGDTALITRPWSPARRPEVDGVRKALQDLGLRIVEMGDENATLDGTDVLFTGREFFVGLSKWTNHRGAEIVADTFRDFAVSTVPVSSPCHLRSLCGMGGPRTVVAGSSDAAQKAVRDCPVCPLSCCTVEVGTCPIAKRHCRSSLTSPWYLCPAQNWRRQAPVLAPFAWCSAHAPTAEGLASGSWLAMGRAAEGVEGEGSLDRGQGLGSSGERAPGLGEGGLSVGKRNRVHWVSPLPQN, encoded by the exons ATGGGGACgccaggggaggggctgggccgcTGCTCCCATGCCCTGATCCGGGGGGTCCCGGAGAGCCTGGCTTCGGGGGAAGGTGCGGGGGCTGGCCTCCCGGCTCTGGACCTGGCTAAAGCTCAGAGGGAGCACGGGGTGCTGgggggtaaactgaggcagcGATTGGGGCTGCAGCTGCTAGAACTGCCTCCTGAAGAGTCGCTGCCGCTGGGACCGCTGCTTGGTGACACCGCCGTGATCCAAGGGGACACGGCCCTAATCACGCGGCCCTGGAGCCCCGCCCGCAGGCCGGAG GTCGATGGAGTCCGCAAAGCCCTTCAGGACCTTGGGCTCCGGATTGTGGAGATGGGGGATGAGAACGCGACTCTGGATGGCACTGATGTTCTCTTTACCG GCCGGGAGTTCTTCGTAGGCCTCTCCAAGTGGACCAACCACCGAGGAGCTGAGATCGTGGCAGACACGTTCCGG GACTTCGCTGTCTCCACTGTGCCGGTCTCGAGCCCCTGCCACCTCCGCAGCCTCTGCGGCATGGGGGGGCCCCGCACTGTGGTGGCCGGTAGCAGCGACGCAGCCCAAAAGGCTGTCAGG GACTGCCCGGTGTGCCCCCTTTCCTGCTGCACCGTGGAGGTGGGGACCTGCCCAATAGCCAAGAG GCACTGCAGAAGCTCTCTGACGTCACCCTGGTACCTGTGTCCTGCTCAGAACTGGAGAAGGCAGGCGCCGGTCTTAGCTCCCTTTGCCTGGTGCTCAGCACACGCCCCCACAGCTGAGGGCCTGGCCTCAGGGTCCTGGCTGGCCATGGGTAGGGCAGCAGAGGGAGTAGAAGGGGAAGGAAGCTTAGATAGAGGACAGGGACTAGGTAGTAGTGGGGAGAGGGCCCCAggattgggggagggagggcttaGTGTGGGAAAAAGGAATAGAGTCCACTGGGTGAGTCCTCTTCCTCAGAACTAA
- the MPIG6B gene encoding megakaryocyte and platelet inhibitory receptor G6b isoform X4 → MALVLQLLLLLLLRVQGDPGASLDGRPGDRVNFSCVGVSHPIRWVWAPSFPACKGLSKGRRPILWASSSGIPTVSPVQPFAGRLRALDPGIRWLELLLSAGDSGTFFCRGRHEEESRTVLHVLGDRADCKAPDHEPLVKVDSQRPVKEEEPKMAGDLDQEPSLLYADLDHSALRRPLRLSPVVPADASTIYAVVV, encoded by the exons ATGGCCTTGGTTCTGCAGCTGCTGCTGTTGCTCCTGTTGAGGGTCCAGGGGGACCCCGGGG CCTCACTGGACGGCCGCCCTGGAGACCGAGTGAATTTCTCCTGCGTAGGCGTCTCGCATCCCATCCGCTGGGTCTGGGCGCCCAGCTTCCCTGCCTGCAAGGGCCTGTCCAAGGGACGCCGCCCAATCCTGTGGGCCTCATCGAGCGGGATCCCCACTGTGTCTCCCGTCCAGCCATTTGCTGGTCGCCTACGTGCCCTGGACCCTGGTATCCGGTGGCTAGAGCTGCTCCTGAGCGCGGGGGACTCAGGCACCTTTTTCTGCAGGGGCCGCCACGAGGAAGAGAGCCGCACGGTGCTTCACGTGCTAGGGGACCGGGCAGATTGCAAGGCTCCAGACCACG AGCCACTAGTGAAAGTCGACTCCCAGAGGCCAGTAAAGGAGGAGGAGCCTAAGATGGCAGGGGACCTGGACCAGGAGCCG AGCCTGCTCTACGCAGACCTGGACCATTCGGCCCTCAGAAGGCCACTACGGTTGTCGCCAGTGGTTCCTGCTGATGCCTCCACCATCTATGCAGTTGTAGTTTGA
- the DDAH2 gene encoding putative hydrolase DDAH2 isoform X3 has translation MGTPGEGLGRCSHALIRGVPESLASGEGAGAGLPALDLAKAQREHGVLGGKLRQRLGLQLLELPPEESLPLGPLLGDTAVIQGDTALITRPWSPARRPEVDGVRKALQDLGLRIVEMGDENATLDGTDVLFTGREFFVGLSKWTNHRGAEIVADTFRDFAVSTVPVSSPCHLRSLCGMGGPRTVVAGSSDAAQKAVRAMAVLTDHPYASLTLPDDAAADCLFLRPGLPGVPPFLLHRGGGDLPNSQEALQKLSDVTLVPVSCSELEKAGAGLSSLCLVLSTRPHS, from the exons ATGGGGACgccaggggaggggctgggccgcTGCTCCCATGCCCTGATCCGGGGGGTCCCGGAGAGCCTGGCTTCGGGGGAAGGTGCGGGGGCTGGCCTCCCGGCTCTGGACCTGGCTAAAGCTCAGAGGGAGCACGGGGTGCTGgggggtaaactgaggcagcGATTGGGGCTGCAGCTGCTAGAACTGCCTCCTGAAGAGTCGCTGCCGCTGGGACCGCTGCTTGGTGACACCGCCGTGATCCAAGGGGACACGGCCCTAATCACGCGGCCCTGGAGCCCCGCCCGCAGGCCGGAG GTCGATGGAGTCCGCAAAGCCCTTCAGGACCTTGGGCTCCGGATTGTGGAGATGGGGGATGAGAACGCGACTCTGGATGGCACTGATGTTCTCTTTACCG GCCGGGAGTTCTTCGTAGGCCTCTCCAAGTGGACCAACCACCGAGGAGCTGAGATCGTGGCAGACACGTTCCGG GACTTCGCTGTCTCCACTGTGCCGGTCTCGAGCCCCTGCCACCTCCGCAGCCTCTGCGGCATGGGGGGGCCCCGCACTGTGGTGGCCGGTAGCAGCGACGCAGCCCAAAAGGCTGTCAGG gcGATGGCAGTGTTGACAGACCACCCCTATGCGTCCCTGACCCTCCCAGATGACGCGGCTGCTGACTGTCTCTTTCTACGTCCAGGACTGCCCGGTGTGCCCCCTTTCCTGCTGCACCGTGGAGGTGGGGACCTGCCCAATAGCCAAGAG GCACTGCAGAAGCTCTCTGACGTCACCCTGGTACCTGTGTCCTGCTCAGAACTGGAGAAGGCAGGCGCCGGTCTTAGCTCCCTTTGCCTGGTGCTCAGCACACGCCCCCACAGCTGA
- the MPIG6B gene encoding megakaryocyte and platelet inhibitory receptor G6b isoform X2: MALVLQLLLLLLLRVQGDPGASLDGRPGDRVNFSCVGVSHPIRWVWAPSFPACKGLSKGRRPILWASSSGIPTVSPVQPFAGRLRALDPGIRWLELLLSAGDSGTFFCRGRHEEESRTVLHVLGDRADCKAPDHDDHLRIRLDHSPDLLCLPHIEPLVKVDSQRPVKEEEPKMAGDLDQEPSLLYADLDHSALRRPLRLSPVVPADASTIYAVVV; the protein is encoded by the exons ATGGCCTTGGTTCTGCAGCTGCTGCTGTTGCTCCTGTTGAGGGTCCAGGGGGACCCCGGGG CCTCACTGGACGGCCGCCCTGGAGACCGAGTGAATTTCTCCTGCGTAGGCGTCTCGCATCCCATCCGCTGGGTCTGGGCGCCCAGCTTCCCTGCCTGCAAGGGCCTGTCCAAGGGACGCCGCCCAATCCTGTGGGCCTCATCGAGCGGGATCCCCACTGTGTCTCCCGTCCAGCCATTTGCTGGTCGCCTACGTGCCCTGGACCCTGGTATCCGGTGGCTAGAGCTGCTCCTGAGCGCGGGGGACTCAGGCACCTTTTTCTGCAGGGGCCGCCACGAGGAAGAGAGCCGCACGGTGCTTCACGTGCTAGGGGACCGGGCAGATTGCAAGGCTCCAGACCACG ACGATCACCTCCGCATCCGCCTCGACCACTCCCCAGATTTG CTCTGTCTCCCCCATATAGAGCCACTAGTGAAAGTCGACTCCCAGAGGCCAGTAAAGGAGGAGGAGCCTAAGATGGCAGGGGACCTGGACCAGGAGCCG AGCCTGCTCTACGCAGACCTGGACCATTCGGCCCTCAGAAGGCCACTACGGTTGTCGCCAGTGGTTCCTGCTGATGCCTCCACCATCTATGCAGTTGTAGTTTGA
- the MPIG6B gene encoding megakaryocyte and platelet inhibitory receptor G6b isoform X3: MALVLQLLLLLLLRVQGDPGASLDGRPGDRVNFSCVGVSHPIRWVWAPSFPACKGLSKGRRPILWASSSGIPTVSPVQPFAGRLRALDPGIRWLELLLSAGDSGTFFCRGRHEEESRTVLHVLGDRADCKAPDHGSVYPQLLIPLLGAGLVLGLGALGVVWWWRRRSPPHPPRPLPRFALSPPYRATSESRLPEASKGGGA, from the exons ATGGCCTTGGTTCTGCAGCTGCTGCTGTTGCTCCTGTTGAGGGTCCAGGGGGACCCCGGGG CCTCACTGGACGGCCGCCCTGGAGACCGAGTGAATTTCTCCTGCGTAGGCGTCTCGCATCCCATCCGCTGGGTCTGGGCGCCCAGCTTCCCTGCCTGCAAGGGCCTGTCCAAGGGACGCCGCCCAATCCTGTGGGCCTCATCGAGCGGGATCCCCACTGTGTCTCCCGTCCAGCCATTTGCTGGTCGCCTACGTGCCCTGGACCCTGGTATCCGGTGGCTAGAGCTGCTCCTGAGCGCGGGGGACTCAGGCACCTTTTTCTGCAGGGGCCGCCACGAGGAAGAGAGCCGCACGGTGCTTCACGTGCTAGGGGACCGGGCAGATTGCAAGGCTCCAGACCACG GGTCCGTGTATCCCCAACTCCTGATCCCCCTGCTGGGCGCTGGGCTGGTGCTGGGACTCGGGGCGCTGGGCGTGGTCTGGTGGTGGCGCAG ACGATCACCTCCGCATCCGCCTCGACCACTCCCCAGATTTG CTCTGTCTCCCCCATATAGAGCCACTAGTGAAAGTCGACTCCCAGAGGCCAGTAAAGGAGGAGGAGCCTAA